In the Raineyella fluvialis genome, TCCTCGACGGTGTACCTGAACTTCTCCGCGGGCCCCTCTCCCCAGGGCGGCGACCAGAGCCCCTCCCCCAGCCCGACCGCCACGAAGGGCAACTGAGATGGCGCCTGCCCGAATGGTGGGTCGTACGCTGCTCGGTGGCGCCGCGCTGGGGGCCGCCTGCGTGGCGTACGGGCACTTCGTCGAACTGAACGAGTTCCGGCTGCGCCGCTTCAGCCGCCGGCTCCTCCCCGCGGGCACGGCCCCGCTGCGGATCCTGCACCTGTCAGACATCCACCTGCTGCCGTCGCACGGGGCGAAGCAGTCGTGGATCTCGCTGCTCGCCGGGCTGGAGCCCGACCTGGTGGTGAGTACCGGGGACAGCCTGTCGTCCGACTCCGCGCTCGATCACCTCGAAGCCGCCCTCGGCCGGCTGCTCGACCGGCCCGGCGTCTTCGTCTTCGGATCCAACGACTACTACCGGCCGGTCCTGAAGAACCCCACCGACTATGTCGTCAAGGGCCCCAGTTCGTACGACACCGCTACGCGGGCCGAACTGGACACCGAGGCGCTGCGGGCCCTCTTCACCGATCGTGGCTGGGCCGACCTGAACAACGCGGCGACCACGTTCGACCTGCTCGACCACCGGATCGAGTTCCGCGGCACCGACGACCCGCACATCCGCCGGGACGACTATGCCTCCGTGGCGGGACCCGCCGA is a window encoding:
- a CDS encoding metallophosphoesterase, whose protein sequence is MVGRTLLGGAALGAACVAYGHFVELNEFRLRRFSRRLLPAGTAPLRILHLSDIHLLPSHGAKQSWISLLAGLEPDLVVSTGDSLSSDSALDHLEAALGRLLDRPGVFVFGSNDYYRPVLKNPTDYVVKGPSSYDTATRAELDTEALRALFTDRGWADLNNAATTFDLLDHRIEFRGTDDPHIRRDDYASVAGPADPQADLHIGVVHAPYARVLNAMTADGMDLLMAGHTHGGQVCVPFYGALATNCDLDRKRVKGLTTHSTEGRTAALHVSAGLGTSPFAPYRFACPPEATLLTLLPRAR